One genomic window of Streptomonospora nanhaiensis includes the following:
- a CDS encoding GbsR/MarR family transcriptional regulator, protein MSGMPPEEAELVNRIGLFFEMVGAPRTMGRIYGRLMVCDPPEQSLTELAEALDMSKASISTAVRPMQEGGLVERLPTPGRRHRYRITPGGFTQVLGGQLARMRLGAEAAEFGLSVVGEDRPEQRDRLADLRDFCEFCATVVNEDFMRRWDEYRAHRRSTR, encoded by the coding sequence ATGAGCGGAATGCCCCCCGAAGAAGCCGAACTCGTCAACCGCATCGGCCTGTTCTTCGAGATGGTGGGCGCGCCCCGCACCATGGGCCGGATCTACGGCCGGCTGATGGTGTGCGACCCGCCCGAGCAGTCCCTGACCGAACTCGCCGAGGCGCTGGACATGAGCAAGGCGTCCATCAGCACCGCCGTCCGCCCCATGCAGGAGGGCGGTCTGGTGGAGCGGCTGCCCACGCCGGGCCGCCGCCACCGCTACCGGATCACCCCCGGCGGGTTCACCCAGGTGCTCGGGGGGCAGTTGGCCCGCATGCGCCTGGGCGCCGAGGCGGCCGAGTTCGGCCTGTCGGTCGTCGGCGAGGACCGCCCCGAGCAGCGGGACCGCCTCGCCGACCTGCGGGACTTCTGCGAGTTCTGCGCGACCGTGGTCAACGAGGACTTCATGCGGCGCTGGGACGAGTACCGCGCCCACAGGAGGAGCACACGATGA
- a CDS encoding response regulator has product MPITVIVADDQAMVRDGIATLLDAADDIEVVAQAADGAEAVDLARRHAPDVVVMDVRMPVMDGLAATRRIVDGAGEGGPRVLVLTTFDLDEYVYEALGAGASGFLLKDAPVADLRAAVRVVAEGDALLAPSVTRRLIADIARRRRDRVRARPEALDGLTPREADVLRQMARGLSNAEIAAELFLAEQTVKTHVGRILAKLELRDRTQAVVFAYENGLV; this is encoded by the coding sequence GTGCCCATCACCGTGATTGTCGCCGACGACCAGGCCATGGTGCGCGACGGGATCGCCACCCTGCTCGACGCCGCCGACGACATCGAGGTGGTGGCGCAGGCCGCCGACGGCGCCGAGGCGGTGGACCTGGCCCGCCGGCACGCGCCCGACGTGGTCGTGATGGACGTCCGCATGCCCGTCATGGACGGCCTGGCCGCCACCCGCCGCATCGTCGACGGCGCGGGCGAGGGCGGTCCGCGCGTGCTCGTGCTCACCACCTTCGACCTCGACGAGTACGTGTACGAGGCGCTGGGCGCCGGGGCCAGCGGGTTCCTGCTCAAGGACGCCCCCGTGGCCGACCTGCGCGCCGCCGTGCGCGTGGTGGCCGAGGGCGACGCCCTCCTCGCCCCCTCGGTGACCCGCCGGCTCATCGCCGACATCGCCCGGCGCCGCCGCGACCGCGTCCGCGCCCGCCCCGAGGCCCTCGACGGGCTCACCCCGCGCGAGGCCGACGTGCTGCGGCAGATGGCGCGCGGGCTGTCCAACGCCGAGATCGCGGCCGAGCTGTTCCTGGCCGAGCAGACGGTGAAGACCCACGTGGGCCGGATCCTGGCCAAGCTGGAGCTGCGCGACCGCACGCAGGCGGTCGTGTTCGCCTACGAGAACGGCCTGGTGTAG
- a CDS encoding alpha/beta hydrolase, translated as MARRISRALLGALLAAAVLACCGGAAGAADRARPAPLGYRDAPAGGVLAHDPAGSGRVVEVVGDLRRADHIAVVVPGSGQNAENFRGAHNGAGTARRPGTVPLANGRALYAEMRERAPHGRVAVVVWLGYLPPQEVGIDLAGIAAARHGARELARFAREVLPRDRHTTLVCHSYGTAVCGLAAREPGVADDVVALASPGMGVAHAGQMSARVWATRAEGDWIRFVPSVRLGPLGLGGDPMSPRFGARTFPAGDATGHTDYYRPGGACLAVMAGIAVGAAPAAGGPAGGRALLAVDAP; from the coding sequence ATGGCACGACGTATCTCCCGGGCGCTGCTCGGCGCGCTGCTGGCCGCCGCGGTCCTGGCCTGCTGCGGCGGCGCGGCCGGGGCCGCCGACCGCGCGCGGCCCGCGCCGCTAGGCTACCGGGACGCGCCCGCCGGCGGCGTGCTCGCCCACGACCCGGCGGGCTCGGGGCGGGTGGTCGAGGTGGTCGGCGACCTGCGCCGGGCCGACCACATCGCGGTGGTCGTGCCCGGATCGGGGCAGAACGCGGAGAACTTCCGCGGCGCCCACAACGGCGCGGGCACCGCGCGGCGCCCCGGCACCGTTCCGCTGGCGAACGGGCGGGCCCTCTACGCCGAGATGCGCGAGCGCGCGCCGCACGGCCGCGTCGCCGTCGTGGTGTGGCTGGGCTACCTGCCGCCGCAGGAGGTCGGGATCGACCTGGCCGGGATCGCCGCCGCCCGCCACGGCGCGCGGGAGCTGGCGCGCTTCGCCCGCGAGGTGCTGCCCCGCGACCGGCACACCACCCTGGTCTGCCACAGCTACGGCACGGCCGTGTGCGGCCTGGCCGCGCGCGAGCCCGGGGTGGCCGACGACGTGGTGGCGCTGGCCAGCCCGGGGATGGGGGTGGCGCACGCGGGTCAGATGAGCGCGCGGGTGTGGGCCACGCGCGCCGAGGGCGACTGGATCCGGTTCGTGCCCAGCGTGCGCCTGGGGCCGCTGGGGCTGGGCGGCGACCCGATGTCCCCGCGCTTCGGCGCGCGGACGTTCCCGGCCGGGGACGCCACCGGGCACACCGACTACTACCGGCCGGGCGGCGCGTGCCTGGCCGTGATGGCGGGGATCGCCGTGGGCGCGGCCCCGGCCGCCGGCGGGCCCGCCGGCGGCCGGGCCCTGCTGGCGGTCGATGCGCCGTAG
- a CDS encoding ATP-dependent helicase, which produces MRRVLAEAPPPTLDENQQRVVAHAGGPMLVLAGPGTGKTTTIVEAVVDRIENRGVDPARVLVLTFSRKAAQELRERITARLRRTTREPLALTFHSYAYALIRREFGRIDERPPRLLSGPEQLMEIRELLAGEAADGAEMWPERLRPALTTRGFAEELRDFLMRAQERGIDPADLDRLGREHRRDDWVAVGDFMDRYTGRFDVAPVSTFNYAELVRVAANLLTDPEIQARERANREVVFVDEYQDTDPAQEELLRALAGDGRDLVAVGDPDQSIYGFRGADVRGILEFPRRFPALDGTPAPVVALRTCRRSGAALLAASRGVARRLPAAPAPGGGPVNSHRALVPADTVPEGEVSVLLAESPAQEAAVIADTLRRAHLVDGVPWSRMAVLVRSAVRQLPTLRRALLAAGVPVAVGGDELPLAVEPLVRAMLLLIRCALRPHTIDEAAAHELLTSPFGDADTVRLRRLARALRRLDLDHRAAERKAADKRAGKAGKNAGGGPADASSGRTDDSGGTGGTAPDDTTSEGSAATGAPAAEPADPTGPAAPPDPAPLGEPPHGHRRGNRPASALLADALRDPRELTLVDPEVAAPARRVASYLRLIRDRAASGGSAEDVLWEVWRASGLADRLLRASQAGGRRGAAADRDLDAVVALFESAARYTDRLPPGVPEGFLDDLEAQEIPGDSLAERAPEGEAVRILTAHRSKGLEWDLTVVAGVQEGDWPDLRLRGSLLGVEQLIDTATGFADGATPGAAVASKLLDEERRLFYVAVTRARRRLVVTAVGGEDTEERPSRFLAELGTGEPERVTTGRRWLSLPALVADLRSVVTDPQRPDPLRRAAAAHLARLADEGVRGADPAEWYALTRVSDDRPLVEGPDDGAIRVSPSQVERFTTCELRWLLENAAGASSTEISSALGSIVHAVAVLVAEGADMAEIRLRMDEIWSELDFGGRWFAGKERERADDMVRRLVDWHEAGDRELVVTEEGFKVYIGGIEITGRVDRLERDAQGRAVVVDIKTGGGRPKDEELGRHPQLGVYQLAVLRSAFAQFGMTEPGGAELVQVGKAAFTHRARVQGQGALGEDPDPQWSERLVRDVAEGMSGSRFQAVRNSFCDSCAVRSSCPVHDEGKRV; this is translated from the coding sequence GTGCGGCGTGTGCTTGCCGAGGCGCCGCCGCCGACCCTGGATGAGAACCAGCAGCGGGTCGTCGCGCACGCGGGCGGGCCGATGCTGGTCCTCGCCGGGCCGGGGACCGGCAAGACCACCACCATCGTCGAGGCGGTGGTCGACCGCATCGAGAACCGCGGGGTCGACCCCGCCCGCGTGCTCGTCCTGACGTTCAGCCGCAAGGCAGCCCAGGAGCTGCGCGAACGCATCACCGCCCGCCTCCGCCGCACCACCCGCGAACCCCTCGCCCTGACCTTCCACAGCTACGCCTACGCGCTCATCCGGCGCGAGTTCGGCCGCATCGACGAGCGGCCGCCGCGCCTGCTGTCCGGCCCCGAGCAGCTGATGGAGATCCGCGAACTGCTCGCCGGCGAGGCCGCCGACGGCGCCGAGATGTGGCCCGAGCGGCTGCGGCCCGCCCTCACCACCCGCGGGTTCGCCGAGGAGCTGCGCGACTTCCTGATGCGCGCCCAGGAGCGCGGCATCGACCCCGCCGACCTCGACCGCCTCGGCCGCGAGCACCGGCGCGACGACTGGGTGGCCGTGGGCGACTTCATGGACCGCTACACCGGCCGCTTCGACGTCGCGCCCGTCTCCACCTTCAACTACGCCGAACTGGTGCGCGTCGCCGCCAACCTCCTCACCGACCCCGAGATCCAGGCGCGCGAGCGGGCCAACCGCGAGGTCGTGTTCGTGGACGAGTACCAGGACACCGACCCCGCGCAGGAGGAACTGCTGCGCGCGCTCGCCGGCGACGGCCGCGACCTCGTCGCGGTGGGCGACCCCGACCAGTCCATCTACGGCTTCCGGGGCGCCGACGTGCGCGGCATCCTGGAGTTCCCGCGGCGCTTCCCCGCCCTGGACGGCACGCCCGCCCCGGTCGTGGCGCTGCGCACCTGCCGCCGCAGCGGCGCCGCCCTGCTCGCCGCCTCGCGGGGGGTGGCCCGCCGCCTCCCGGCGGCCCCCGCGCCCGGCGGCGGCCCGGTCAACTCCCACCGCGCGCTGGTGCCCGCCGACACCGTCCCCGAGGGCGAGGTGAGCGTGCTGCTGGCCGAGAGCCCGGCGCAGGAGGCCGCCGTCATCGCCGACACCCTGCGCCGCGCGCACCTGGTCGACGGCGTCCCGTGGTCGCGCATGGCCGTGCTGGTGCGCTCGGCCGTGCGGCAGCTGCCGACCCTGCGCCGCGCCCTGCTCGCCGCCGGGGTGCCGGTGGCCGTGGGCGGCGACGAACTCCCGCTGGCCGTCGAGCCGCTGGTGCGGGCGATGCTGCTGCTCATCCGCTGCGCCCTGCGCCCCCACACGATCGACGAGGCCGCGGCGCACGAGCTGCTGACCAGCCCGTTCGGCGACGCCGACACCGTCCGGCTGCGGCGGCTGGCCCGCGCGCTGCGCCGGCTGGACCTCGACCACCGCGCGGCCGAGCGCAAGGCCGCCGACAAGCGCGCCGGGAAGGCCGGGAAGAACGCGGGCGGCGGCCCCGCTGACGCCTCGTCCGGCCGCACCGACGACTCCGGCGGCACCGGCGGCACCGCTCCCGACGACACCACGTCCGAAGGCAGCGCCGCCACCGGCGCCCCGGCCGCCGAGCCCGCCGATCCCACCGGGCCGGCCGCACCGCCCGACCCCGCGCCCCTCGGCGAGCCGCCCCACGGCCACCGGCGCGGCAACCGCCCCGCCTCCGCGCTCCTCGCCGACGCGCTGCGCGACCCCCGCGAGCTGACCCTGGTCGACCCCGAGGTCGCCGCCCCCGCCCGCCGCGTGGCCTCCTACCTGCGGCTGATCCGCGACCGCGCGGCCTCCGGCGGCTCCGCCGAGGACGTGCTGTGGGAGGTCTGGCGGGCCAGCGGCCTGGCCGACCGGCTGCTGCGCGCCAGCCAGGCCGGCGGGCGGCGCGGCGCCGCCGCCGACCGAGACCTCGACGCCGTCGTCGCGCTGTTCGAGAGCGCCGCCCGCTACACCGACCGGCTGCCGCCCGGCGTGCCCGAGGGCTTCCTCGACGACCTGGAGGCCCAGGAGATCCCCGGCGACAGCCTCGCCGAGCGCGCCCCCGAGGGCGAGGCCGTGCGCATCCTCACCGCGCACCGGTCCAAGGGCCTGGAATGGGACCTCACCGTGGTCGCCGGGGTCCAGGAGGGCGACTGGCCCGACCTCCGCCTGCGCGGATCCCTGCTCGGCGTCGAGCAGCTCATCGACACCGCCACCGGGTTCGCCGACGGCGCTACCCCCGGCGCCGCCGTCGCCTCCAAGCTGCTGGACGAGGAGCGCCGGCTGTTCTACGTGGCCGTCACCCGCGCCCGCCGCCGCCTCGTCGTCACGGCGGTCGGCGGCGAGGACACCGAGGAGCGCCCCTCCCGCTTCCTGGCCGAACTCGGCACCGGCGAGCCCGAGCGCGTCACCACCGGCCGCCGCTGGCTCTCCCTGCCCGCCCTGGTGGCCGACCTGCGCTCCGTCGTCACCGACCCCCAGCGCCCCGACCCGCTGCGCCGCGCGGCGGCCGCCCACCTGGCCCGCCTCGCCGACGAGGGCGTGCGCGGCGCCGACCCCGCCGAGTGGTACGCCCTCACCCGCGTCTCCGACGACCGCCCCCTGGTGGAGGGCCCCGACGACGGCGCCATCCGGGTCTCGCCCTCCCAGGTGGAGCGCTTCACCACCTGCGAGCTGCGCTGGCTGCTGGAGAACGCCGCCGGGGCGTCCTCGACGGAGATCTCCTCGGCCCTGGGCAGTATCGTGCACGCGGTCGCCGTCCTCGTCGCCGAGGGCGCCGACATGGCCGAGATCCGTCTGCGCATGGACGAGATCTGGTCCGAACTGGACTTCGGCGGGCGGTGGTTCGCCGGCAAGGAGCGCGAGCGCGCCGACGATATGGTCCGCAGACTGGTCGACTGGCACGAGGCCGGCGACCGCGAACTGGTCGTCACCGAGGAGGGGTTCAAGGTCTACATCGGCGGGATCGAGATCACCGGGCGCGTGGACCGGCTGGAGCGGGACGCCCAGGGCCGCGCGGTCGTGGTCGACATCAAGACCGGCGGCGGGCGCCCCAAGGACGAGGAGCTGGGCCGCCACCCTCAGCTGGGCGTCTACCAGCTCGCCGTGCTGCGGTCGGCCTTCGCCCAGTTCGGCATGACCGAGCCCGGCGGCGCCGAACTCGTGCAGGTCGGCAAGGCCGCGTTCACCCACCGGGCGCGCGTCCAGGGCCAGGGCGCCCTGGGCGAGGACCCCGACCCCCAGTGGTCGGAGCGGCTGGTGCGCGACGTGGCCGAGGGCATGTCGGGTTCCCGCTTCCAGGCCGTGCGCAACAGCTTCTGCGACTCCTGCGCCGTGCGCTCCAGCTGCCCGGTCCACGACGAGGGGAAGCGCGTGTGA
- a CDS encoding class I SAM-dependent methyltransferase: MSDRIGADFTGVESTMLITLYLRALETRSARPVLNDPYAVDLVERLDVDFARLLPRGASGNRYTVAVRGRRLDDWAADFLRRHPDAVVLHLGCGLDSRAFRLGPPPGAAWYDVDLPDVIALRRRLYDRRPEGYTTVGASVTDPDWLAEVPAGRPALVVAEGLLMYLTESDIRRLLDALADRFPSGELLFDGFAPWVVGLTRRLAPVLDRRGLPHYRTATADGSVLTRWNPRFRRLAADPLLDGLVRVSERGPRTTYRLLNAVPGFRGFYRLCRFAF, from the coding sequence ATGAGCGACCGGATCGGCGCGGACTTCACGGGTGTGGAGTCCACCATGCTCATAACGCTGTACCTGCGCGCGCTGGAGACCCGCTCCGCCCGGCCCGTCCTCAACGACCCCTACGCGGTCGACCTGGTGGAGCGGCTCGACGTCGACTTCGCCCGGCTGCTGCCGCGCGGCGCCTCCGGGAACCGGTACACGGTCGCGGTCCGCGGCCGCCGGCTCGACGACTGGGCCGCCGACTTCCTGCGCCGCCACCCCGACGCCGTCGTGCTGCACCTGGGCTGCGGCCTGGACAGCCGGGCGTTCCGGCTGGGGCCCCCGCCCGGGGCGGCCTGGTACGACGTGGACCTGCCCGACGTGATCGCCCTGCGCCGGCGCCTCTACGACCGGCGGCCCGAGGGCTACACCACCGTCGGCGCCTCGGTGACCGACCCCGACTGGCTCGCGGAGGTCCCCGCGGGCCGGCCGGCCCTGGTGGTCGCCGAAGGGCTGCTGATGTACCTCACCGAGTCCGACATCCGGCGCCTGCTGGACGCGCTCGCCGACCGCTTCCCCTCCGGCGAGCTGCTGTTCGACGGCTTCGCCCCGTGGGTGGTCGGGCTGACCCGGCGGCTGGCGCCCGTGCTCGACCGCCGGGGCCTGCCGCACTACCGCACGGCGACGGCCGACGGGAGCGTCCTGACCCGGTGGAACCCCCGGTTCCGGCGGCTGGCCGCCGACCCCCTGCTCGACGGCCTGGTGCGGGTCTCCGAGCGCGGCCCCCGCACCACCTACCGGCTGCTGAACGCGGTCCCCGGGTTCCGCGGCTTCTACCGGCTCTGCCGGTTCGCGTTCTAG
- a CDS encoding ATP-dependent DNA helicase, with protein sequence MTATEHYGAPSAGRRAPAFNPAELARLLGQPEPTAEQAAVISAPLGPAVVVAGAGSGKSETMAGRVVWLVANGLVRPEHVLGLTFTRKAAAELAERVRRRLDQLRATEQVPEEVLDGDPTVSTYNSYAARLVGDHALREAIEPTTRLLSQGQSYQLASRIVADYDGPMDAITVGPRTVTDRVLELAGELADHLRTPDDVRGVGAWIADRVAALPKVGADTRRLVAAQRRREQLLPLVERYIAAKRDREVMDYGDQVALAARIALRHPEVGMIERSRYGVVLLDEYQDTSHAQLLLLRALFGGGHPVTAVGDPCQSIYGWRGASAGNLTSFPTDFPESPGRPAPVRKLATSFRNGERVLAVARRIAEPLREESDYVPVLYPSAARRGRGAVAAGLFTTETEEAHWIAQTLAAALDQPGHLAPDGAPWPPGEGGDGPGGAITPGDIAVLCRKRSQFPLLREALEERGIPVEVVGLGGLMTVPEVRDIVATLRVLHDPTAGNELARLLTGPRWRLGPRDLVALGERAAELAKETRRDLASSAPEPEPEPGDEDLLRRTVLDLTAESGSLVDALDDPGGAERYSATGYERLAALGAEMRALRRLAAQPLPDLVGEVERMLGLDIEVGARPGRDPVAARADLDAFLDAAVRFVGNSEDPTLGAFLNYLRSAEDAEKGLEPGERVGGSDTVKLMTVHAAKGLQWPVVVVPGLAGGTGSPVFPTRARDAGAWVRQEQRLPFPLRGDAAGLPRLVDVDKDSIKEFEAADRERHLMEERRLAYVAVTRASYALVCTGHWWGHASASLRGPSQFLEEVREACAAGAGRVVRWAGPPEEGEENPQTATVAPVAWPQAPEDYDDAAARRYREIAEGARLVELARAPAEDGAGGGAGEAASADSADGGGGADGGHDPRSAERAGQAAPVETVGERWLALLDRAAMPASLRRRLDGWDRDTTLLLAHRDLPSADGDGAVRVELPAHLSVSSLVSLARDPALLARQIRRPLPRPPAPHTRRGTAFHTWLEQRFGQETLLVPDELPGAADDGAGADDDLAELQRRFEAGEWGGRVPLDVEIPFETVIGDRLVRGRMDAVFHDPRTGRYDVVDWKTGRPPATERERRAVAVQLAAYRIAWADLAGVPLEQVRAAFHYVRADETVRPADLLDAEGLAALLADLPVVE encoded by the coding sequence GTGACCGCCACGGAGCACTACGGCGCCCCGTCGGCCGGCCGGCGCGCGCCCGCGTTCAACCCCGCCGAGCTGGCCCGCCTGCTCGGCCAGCCCGAGCCCACCGCCGAGCAGGCCGCGGTCATCTCCGCGCCGCTGGGCCCGGCCGTGGTGGTGGCCGGCGCGGGCTCGGGCAAGAGCGAGACCATGGCCGGGCGCGTGGTGTGGCTGGTGGCCAACGGCCTGGTGCGCCCCGAGCACGTCCTGGGCCTGACCTTCACCCGCAAGGCGGCCGCCGAACTGGCCGAGCGCGTGCGCCGCCGCCTGGACCAGCTGCGCGCCACCGAGCAGGTGCCCGAGGAGGTCCTCGACGGCGACCCCACGGTCTCGACCTACAACTCCTACGCCGCGCGCCTGGTCGGCGACCACGCCCTGCGCGAGGCCATCGAGCCCACGACCCGGCTCCTCAGCCAGGGCCAGTCCTACCAGCTGGCCTCGCGCATCGTGGCCGACTACGACGGCCCCATGGACGCCATCACGGTCGGCCCCCGCACGGTCACCGACCGCGTGCTGGAGCTGGCCGGCGAACTCGCCGACCACCTGCGCACCCCCGACGACGTGCGCGGCGTGGGCGCCTGGATCGCCGACCGCGTCGCCGCGCTGCCCAAGGTCGGCGCCGACACCCGCCGGCTGGTGGCCGCGCAGCGCCGCCGCGAGCAGTTGCTGCCGCTGGTCGAGCGCTACATCGCGGCCAAGCGCGACCGCGAGGTCATGGACTACGGCGACCAGGTGGCGCTGGCCGCGCGGATCGCCCTGCGCCACCCCGAGGTCGGCATGATCGAGCGCAGCCGCTACGGGGTCGTGCTGCTGGACGAGTACCAGGACACCAGCCACGCCCAGCTGCTGCTGCTGCGCGCGCTGTTCGGCGGCGGCCATCCCGTCACGGCCGTGGGCGACCCCTGCCAGTCGATCTACGGCTGGCGCGGCGCCAGCGCGGGCAACCTCACCAGCTTCCCCACCGACTTCCCGGAGTCGCCCGGCCGCCCGGCCCCCGTGCGCAAGCTGGCCACCAGCTTCCGCAACGGCGAGCGGGTGCTCGCGGTCGCCCGCCGGATCGCCGAGCCGCTGCGCGAGGAGTCCGACTACGTGCCCGTGCTCTACCCCTCGGCCGCGCGGCGCGGCCGGGGCGCGGTGGCCGCCGGGCTGTTCACCACCGAGACCGAGGAGGCGCACTGGATCGCCCAGACGCTCGCCGCCGCCCTCGACCAGCCCGGCCACCTCGCCCCTGACGGCGCGCCCTGGCCGCCCGGCGAGGGCGGCGACGGCCCCGGCGGTGCCATCACCCCCGGCGACATCGCGGTGCTGTGCCGCAAGCGCTCCCAGTTCCCGCTGCTGCGCGAGGCGCTGGAGGAGCGCGGGATCCCCGTCGAGGTCGTGGGCCTGGGCGGGCTGATGACCGTGCCCGAGGTCCGCGACATCGTGGCCACCCTGCGGGTGCTGCACGACCCCACCGCCGGCAACGAGCTGGCGCGGCTGCTCACCGGGCCGCGCTGGCGGCTGGGCCCGCGCGACCTGGTCGCCCTGGGCGAGCGCGCCGCCGAACTCGCCAAGGAGACCCGGCGCGACCTCGCCTCGTCGGCCCCCGAACCCGAGCCCGAACCCGGCGACGAGGACCTGCTGCGGCGCACCGTGCTCGACCTGACCGCCGAGAGCGGCAGCCTGGTCGACGCCCTGGACGACCCCGGTGGGGCCGAGCGCTACTCCGCCACCGGCTACGAGCGGCTGGCCGCCCTGGGCGCCGAGATGCGCGCCCTGCGCCGCCTGGCCGCCCAGCCGCTGCCCGACCTGGTCGGCGAGGTCGAGCGGATGCTGGGCCTGGACATCGAAGTCGGCGCCCGGCCCGGCCGCGACCCCGTCGCCGCCCGCGCCGACCTGGACGCCTTCCTCGACGCGGCGGTGCGGTTCGTCGGCAACAGCGAGGACCCCACGCTCGGCGCGTTCCTCAACTACCTGCGCTCGGCCGAGGACGCCGAGAAGGGCCTGGAGCCGGGCGAGCGCGTGGGCGGCAGCGACACCGTCAAGCTGATGACCGTGCACGCGGCCAAGGGGCTGCAGTGGCCGGTGGTGGTGGTGCCGGGCCTGGCGGGCGGCACCGGCTCGCCGGTGTTCCCAACGCGCGCGCGCGACGCCGGCGCGTGGGTCCGCCAGGAGCAGCGGCTGCCGTTCCCGCTGCGCGGCGACGCCGCCGGGCTGCCGCGCCTGGTCGACGTCGACAAGGACAGCATCAAGGAGTTCGAGGCCGCCGACCGCGAGCGCCACCTCATGGAGGAGCGGCGCCTGGCCTACGTCGCGGTCACCCGCGCCTCCTACGCGCTGGTGTGCACCGGCCACTGGTGGGGGCACGCCTCCGCGAGCCTGCGCGGACCCTCGCAGTTCCTGGAGGAGGTGCGCGAGGCGTGCGCGGCGGGCGCCGGCCGGGTGGTGCGCTGGGCCGGCCCCCCCGAGGAGGGCGAGGAGAACCCGCAGACGGCCACGGTCGCGCCGGTGGCCTGGCCGCAGGCGCCGGAGGACTACGACGACGCGGCGGCCCGCCGCTACCGCGAGATCGCCGAGGGCGCCCGCCTGGTGGAGCTGGCGCGCGCGCCGGCCGAGGACGGCGCCGGTGGCGGTGCCGGTGAGGCCGCGAGTGCGGACAGCGCTGACGGCGGTGGCGGTGCCGACGGGGGGCACGACCCGAGAAGCGCCGAACGCGCCGGTCAGGCCGCCCCGGTCGAGACGGTCGGTGAGCGCTGGCTGGCCCTGCTCGACCGGGCGGCCATGCCCGCCTCCCTGCGGCGCCGCCTCGACGGCTGGGACCGCGACACCACCCTGCTGCTGGCCCACCGCGACCTGCCCTCCGCCGACGGCGACGGCGCGGTGCGGGTCGAACTCCCCGCGCACCTGTCGGTGTCCTCGCTGGTGTCGCTGGCCCGCGACCCCGCCCTGCTCGCCCGCCAGATCCGCCGCCCCCTGCCGCGTCCGCCCGCGCCGCACACCCGGCGCGGCACCGCGTTCCACACCTGGCTGGAGCAGCGCTTCGGCCAGGAGACCCTGCTGGTGCCCGACGAGCTGCCCGGCGCGGCCGACGACGGCGCCGGGGCCGACGACGACCTCGCCGAGCTGCAGCGCCGCTTCGAGGCGGGGGAGTGGGGCGGGCGGGTGCCCCTCGACGTCGAGATCCCCTTCGAGACGGTCATCGGCGACCGCCTGGTGCGCGGTCGCATGGACGCGGTGTTCCACGACCCCCGGACCGGCCGCTACGACGTGGTCGACTGGAAGACCGGCCGCCCGCCGGCCACCGAGCGCGAGCGCCGCGCCGTGGCCGTGCAGCTGGCCGCCTACCGGATCGCCTGGGCCGACCTCGCCGGGGTGCCCCTGGAGCAGGTGCGGGCCGCGTTCCACTACGTCCGCGCCGACGAGACGGTCCGCCCGGCCGACCTGCTCGACGCCGAGGGCCTGGCCGCGCTGCTCGCCGACCTGCCGGTGGTGGAGTAG